A region from the Vicia villosa cultivar HV-30 ecotype Madison, WI linkage group LG3, Vvil1.0, whole genome shotgun sequence genome encodes:
- the LOC131662131 gene encoding transcription initiation factor TFIID subunit 15b-like isoform X2, translating to MSGGYGHDGGGGSAPSSYGASSGYGSAGGYGGGGGGGNYGGGGGGGGGGGNYGGGSAGGYGGNESGGGYGSKGSGNGGGGGYGGGDGGSGGYGGRSGYGGNDGGGYGGRGGGGSRGSGGYGGRGGGGGFQGGDRGGRGGGGGRGGRGGGGSGRDGDWRCPNESCGNVNFARRNECNKCGAPCPTSGNDRGGGGGGYNRGGSGGGYGSNQGGRSGNYDGGRTNDHNGGRSSNSDGRGGGSNRGGSYGGNQGRDDGGYGQAPPPSAAQSYGGGGNYPPTYGGNANYGTDAVPPPTSYTGGPNSYPPSYGGNAGGYGGDNQGDARSGGRAAPPAGYDSGNRGGFGGAPAESAAPVKQCDENCGDTCDNSRIYISNLPPDVTVDELQQLFGGIGQVGRIKQKRGYKDQWPYNIKIYTDENGKNKGDACLAYEDPFAAHSAGGFYNDYDLRGYKISVAMAEKSAPRAPQANNHGGNRGGYGGGGDRRRDNSGPDRRDHYSGNRSRPY from the exons ATGTCTGGAGGGTACGGTCATGATGGCGGTGGTGGTTCTGCGCCATCGTCCTATGGAGCTAGTAGTGGTTACGGTTCAGCCGGTGGTTACGGAGGTGGTGGAGGTGGCGGAAATTATGGAGGAGGAGGTggtggaggtggaggtggtggAAATTATGGAGGAGGCAGCGCCGGTGGTTATGGCGGAAATGAAAGCGGTGGGGGTTACGGATCGAAAGGTAGCGGAAACGGAGGCGGCGGTGGATACGGAGGTGGCGATGGTGGAAGTGGAGGATATGGCGGAAGGAGTGGATACGGGGGAAACGATGGCGGAGGATACGGTGGAAGAGGCGGCGGTGGCAGTAGGGGAAGTGGTGGATATGGAGGTCGAG gtggtggtggtggatttCAAGGTGGAGATCGTGGTGgtagaggtggtggtggtggtcgcGGTGGGCGCGGCGGTGGTGGAAGTGGCCGAGATGGAGATTGGCGTTGCCCTAATGAAAG TTGTGGGAACGTGAATTTTGCTAGAAGAAATGAGTGTAACAAGTGTGGTGCTCCATGTCCTACCAGTGGTAATGACCGCGGCGGCGGCGGTGGTGGATATAATAGAGGAGGAAGTGGTGGGGGATATGGCAGTAACCAAGGGGGTAGATCTGGGAACTATGATGGAGGTAGAACTAATGACCATAATGGTGGAAGGAGTAGTAACAGTGATGGCCGAGGTGGAGGGAGCAACAGGGGTGGCTCATATGGTGGTAATCAAGGCAGAGACGATGGGGGCTATGGTCAAGCTCCTCCTCCTTCTGCTGCTCAGTCTTATGGTGGTGGCGGAAACTACCCTCCTACTTATGGTGGGAATGCAAATTATGGAACAGATGCTGTTCCTCCACCTACAAGCTATACTGGTGGACCTAATTCATATCCCCCTTCATATGGAGGCAACGCTGGTGGTTATGGTGGAGATAATCAAGGTGATGCACGAAGTGGTGGTAGGGCTGCGCCTCCAGCTGGATATGACAGCGGTAATCGCGGTGGATTTGGTGGAGCTCCTGCCGAGTCAGCAGCTCCGGTGAAGCAGTGCGATGAGAATTGTGGGGATACATGTGACAACTCTAGAATCTACATCTCAAACTTACCACCCGATGTGACTGTTGATGAATTGCAACAACTTTTTGGAGGCATTGGACAA GTTGGTAGAATTAAGCAGAAGAGGGGTTATAAAGATCAATGGCCTTACAACATAAAGATTTATACTGATGAGAATGGAAAAAACAAGGGTGATGCATGCCTTGCTTATGAAGATCCCTTTGCAGCTCACTCCGCTGGCGGTTTTTACAATG ATTATGATTTGAGGGGTTACAAAATCAGTGTTGCGATGGCAGAGAAATCTGCACCCAGGGCTCCACAAGCAAATAACCATGG ggGCAATAGGGGTGGCTACGGTGGTGGTGGAGATAGGCGCAGAGACAATTCTGGCCCTGATCGACGGGATCATTATAGTGGGAATCGTTCGCGCCCATACTAG
- the LOC131662131 gene encoding transcription initiation factor TFIID subunit 15b-like isoform X1: MSGGYGHDGGGGSAPSSYGASSGYGSAGGYGGGGGGGNYGGGGGGGGGGGNYGGGSAGGYGGNESGGGYGSKGSGNGGGGGYGGGDGGSGGYGGRSGYGGNDGGGYGGRGGGGSRGSGGYGGRAGGGGGFQGGDRGGRGGGGGRGGRGGGGSGRDGDWRCPNESCGNVNFARRNECNKCGAPCPTSGNDRGGGGGGYNRGGSGGGYGSNQGGRSGNYDGGRTNDHNGGRSSNSDGRGGGSNRGGSYGGNQGRDDGGYGQAPPPSAAQSYGGGGNYPPTYGGNANYGTDAVPPPTSYTGGPNSYPPSYGGNAGGYGGDNQGDARSGGRAAPPAGYDSGNRGGFGGAPAESAAPVKQCDENCGDTCDNSRIYISNLPPDVTVDELQQLFGGIGQVGRIKQKRGYKDQWPYNIKIYTDENGKNKGDACLAYEDPFAAHSAGGFYNDYDLRGYKISVAMAEKSAPRAPQANNHGGNRGGYGGGGDRRRDNSGPDRRDHYSGNRSRPY; the protein is encoded by the exons ATGTCTGGAGGGTACGGTCATGATGGCGGTGGTGGTTCTGCGCCATCGTCCTATGGAGCTAGTAGTGGTTACGGTTCAGCCGGTGGTTACGGAGGTGGTGGAGGTGGCGGAAATTATGGAGGAGGAGGTggtggaggtggaggtggtggAAATTATGGAGGAGGCAGCGCCGGTGGTTATGGCGGAAATGAAAGCGGTGGGGGTTACGGATCGAAAGGTAGCGGAAACGGAGGCGGCGGTGGATACGGAGGTGGCGATGGTGGAAGTGGAGGATATGGCGGAAGGAGTGGATACGGGGGAAACGATGGCGGAGGATACGGTGGAAGAGGCGGCGGTGGCAGTAGGGGAAGTGGTGGATATGGAGGTCGAG caggtggtggtggtggatttCAAGGTGGAGATCGTGGTGgtagaggtggtggtggtggtcgcGGTGGGCGCGGCGGTGGTGGAAGTGGCCGAGATGGAGATTGGCGTTGCCCTAATGAAAG TTGTGGGAACGTGAATTTTGCTAGAAGAAATGAGTGTAACAAGTGTGGTGCTCCATGTCCTACCAGTGGTAATGACCGCGGCGGCGGCGGTGGTGGATATAATAGAGGAGGAAGTGGTGGGGGATATGGCAGTAACCAAGGGGGTAGATCTGGGAACTATGATGGAGGTAGAACTAATGACCATAATGGTGGAAGGAGTAGTAACAGTGATGGCCGAGGTGGAGGGAGCAACAGGGGTGGCTCATATGGTGGTAATCAAGGCAGAGACGATGGGGGCTATGGTCAAGCTCCTCCTCCTTCTGCTGCTCAGTCTTATGGTGGTGGCGGAAACTACCCTCCTACTTATGGTGGGAATGCAAATTATGGAACAGATGCTGTTCCTCCACCTACAAGCTATACTGGTGGACCTAATTCATATCCCCCTTCATATGGAGGCAACGCTGGTGGTTATGGTGGAGATAATCAAGGTGATGCACGAAGTGGTGGTAGGGCTGCGCCTCCAGCTGGATATGACAGCGGTAATCGCGGTGGATTTGGTGGAGCTCCTGCCGAGTCAGCAGCTCCGGTGAAGCAGTGCGATGAGAATTGTGGGGATACATGTGACAACTCTAGAATCTACATCTCAAACTTACCACCCGATGTGACTGTTGATGAATTGCAACAACTTTTTGGAGGCATTGGACAA GTTGGTAGAATTAAGCAGAAGAGGGGTTATAAAGATCAATGGCCTTACAACATAAAGATTTATACTGATGAGAATGGAAAAAACAAGGGTGATGCATGCCTTGCTTATGAAGATCCCTTTGCAGCTCACTCCGCTGGCGGTTTTTACAATG ATTATGATTTGAGGGGTTACAAAATCAGTGTTGCGATGGCAGAGAAATCTGCACCCAGGGCTCCACAAGCAAATAACCATGG ggGCAATAGGGGTGGCTACGGTGGTGGTGGAGATAGGCGCAGAGACAATTCTGGCCCTGATCGACGGGATCATTATAGTGGGAATCGTTCGCGCCCATACTAG